Sequence from the Bos indicus x Bos taurus breed Angus x Brahman F1 hybrid chromosome 16, Bos_hybrid_MaternalHap_v2.0, whole genome shotgun sequence genome:
TCCTGATTCACTACCCAGCTCTGAATCAATAGTTCTGAGTGATGTTTCCTGAACACCCAGGCTGAATTCAAGGTCAGTCTTTTCGGCAGGTGACAGCCTTTCcccttaggaaaaaaatgaaaagtcccCCATTTCTGGGCTCCCGCTTTCATCTCATGTGGCATGGGGTTCTGTGGTGATCTGCGGCTTTTTACACAAGTCCTGGTAGAATTCTGACTCCAAGAAACGCGGATAAGAGTTGTTCTCCATCAAGCTGTACACCCTTTTCTGGGCAGTTGTGAAGCAGCCACTGGTAGCCTCCTGTATGTTTTGGGCAATCAGAGTTTTGGTTTGAAAGTCTATGTTgatctgaaataaaacaaagttttattcCATATTAAGAGTTAGAAATTGAAATATATGTAgtgtttgaaaacaaacaaacaaaaaaacacccaaaCTATAATGTGTGGCCAGTGTCGCCAGCTAAGTCAGTGAAGAAATGTAATTAACCTCACTAAGAGCCAGAAGTAGGGGAAAAACAGCCTACTCACCCACCCCCCTTTAATTTGAGGtctcttcaaattcttttccctttggtgCTGAGGATGTTTAAAATATGCTGAAACAAagaacttttttcccccattaccTCTTTTGGAGCTTCTTTTTCTATGAAGtcagtatatattttctttgcttttgaggACAGCTTTTGGGGTGACTTGGTTTTTTTGAAGTCTTCACAGGCCAGCCAGAATTCAATATTTTCTTCAcagaattcagattttaaaaaagccCTGAATGCAGCAAGACCatctgggggagggaaggaagaaagcatGCAGAAATTGCACTGAGTGTCCAAATAATCCCTTATGTGTTTTCCTAGAACTCCCACTCTCCTGGCCCCATATTTCATTATTTGCCAGATGGAAGCAATTTtcttgagtttactcaaacctGTAATCGTCAAAATTTAGCTCTTTAAAGACTAAGACGCCAGTCAGCAAAATGTGTAAGTTGGCACACTACTACAAAAATATAAACACTTAGCTTTGCTGTTAACACAACTGATAGGGGAGCCCTAAGTTCTTTGGGAATGAAGCCTCTTGAAAACATTGTTTGCAATGGAAAAGCTGACTTAACCTTAACAGACAGCAACTGCCATTACAATCTGGGGCTAtttccccccactccccacctatTGTGAAAAAGCCATGCATTTCCCTGGTTAATCACtgggaaataaaggagaaaaataggcCCCATGGTACAGGGATTGTAAAGTCAAACTCTCCTTGGGCAAGCTGCTCTTGCTGTGTGAACACAACCATACCATCCTCTCCTGATACTTGAAATGGATCAAATTCAAGAGGTTAACTTACATTTACTGGCTAGCAGCTCATCAAATGCTTCTGACCACAGCTGGGCTTCCTCAGGAGAAGGCCTGCAAAAGAAGGTCTGCACATCAGCTCCTGATAGCCAGAGGTTCCCTCTTCAGCTCAGCAGTGAGCTGCGCATATTGGCAAGTACAAGATTTTCAACTTACTTGATGAAGGTTTGCTGTTTGCTTTTCTTGccagttttgggcttcccaggagaggaGGAATTTTGCAAGAAGTAGCTCAAACGGCTCTTCCAATCTTTTAatctacagaagaaaaaaaaagatactcacTTAGCGGCAACACTTGAAACTGCCATTGCAGCTGAAGGCATTTTTACCAAATAAAGTCGCCCCCAATAGCTACAGACAAGCCAAATAAGACAAAACAACTTCTCCAGTCAGTCTTACTCCTTTAATCCAGCACCTAAGTACTCAACACACCAGTTTCATCCACTCATCTGAACATAATTATTAGTTTTATAAGTAAGGATAAGACGGCCTACAATTATAGGGTATTTTAATGAATTTAGTTTGCATAGTTCAAAGGTAGATGCTATTTATGGCCCACAAAAGGCAGCCAGTTTTTCTGCAACGGTTAATTACAATTCTGAGACATTTCACACTTGAGGAAGCCCACAGTGGACCTGCCCTGAGCCAGCCCATGCTCGTCTCCCTTCTACTCTCAGAGCAGGAGGCTCGGGACCACCCGAGAAGCTGTGCACAATGAGGTGTGTGTGCGCGAGATTGACCGCCCCCTCTCCCAACTCCAGCACTCATTTTAAGAAGGTGATGCAGAACAATTATTTGTTCCACACTCTTGAGTGGGTGAGACTTgctgttcaattaaaaaaaattaaaagtatatttagAATCAGCAAAAATATCTCCATCCCAGCAGTCGTGTAAGCAGATCAGAATTTACAGTGCCTCTCACTGTAAAGGCCGGGGGCGCGTGGCCGCAGGATTCTCCGAAGTCATTTTCGATGCAGGGAGACAAAAAGCCAACCCGCATCTATCTCCGCCCCTGCAtcaagaattttctgcagtttctaAACTCTACCCGAGTCCTTCAATAAATACCTACACCACACAGGTTTAAACGTAACTTAACAAATTAaccttctacacacacacacacacatttttctttttttcctgcagaGATGCAGGCAGGCTACCCAGTTCCCATGCCAAAGCCCAGCGCGAGTGTACCGCATTTGCAGCCGCCCGGGACAACTGGGTCCGTAGGGGCGGCCAGTCAGGGAGGAAGAAAGCCGCACTCACAGGGTTCGCTTCATCTTCTCTCGCTTCTCCTCGTTCTTGGGGCCGGTGCCAGCGCCTTTGTCCATGGGTCCGCACTCGTGCTGGACAGCCAGGAACAGAGCACTTTGCATTATCTCCCTCCCGCTGAGAATGCTGTTCTGGGGGGGCCGGGCTGCCGGCACCCGTATTTATATAATAGGCGGCGGCGCGGAGGCGGGGTCTCACGGCGCCGGTCCCGCCCCCGGCGGGCGCCGATTGGCCGACGGCGGCCACGGGCCGCGCTGTCACGGGCGCCGCAGAAGGGTCTGGAAACTCGGGTCCCGCTGACGTCCGCTGCCCGGGCGTCGTGCGCAGTCGGGCCGGACGCCCGCTGGTGTGGGGGTCAGAGAAAATTCCCTTTTGAACGGTCGCAGGCGACCTTTGCCCAGTCGTGGCGGCCGGCCTTGGGGTCGCAGGGCCGTGGCGGGCAGGGAGCCAGGTTGGCTGCAGGCACGGCGGGGGCGCTCGCTCCCCGCCTTTTCCCTGTCTCGTTCCCTCCCCCGCGCTCCAGAGCTCCTGACCCCAAAAGGGAGCCGTGATTCCCAGCAGGTAAAGGTTGTTTATTGGGAAGCTGAATACAGTAACCTTATTTTGAATTAGGTTTAAAAGGGGATGTGTTTTTGGAGCTCAAGTCCTCGCTCCGCGCCTCCTTTCTTGATCTGGGAACTGACCCTCACCTGTTCTTTGAGACGCCTTTTAatttggggaaggaaacagaattGGAGGAACAGTGACAGTCCCGGGGGGCAGTGGTGTGATCTGCTCTGCAGCGTGCCCGAGCATCTTGGAGCCTTGCACATTGTGGGGGAATGCACATTGgtcagggaaggaagaggagaaagtgcTTTAACTGGGCGTGCGGTTTTGATTACCAGCAGGCTCGTGGCTGGGtcggtccgtggggttgcagactTATTTCTCAGGAGTCCTTGGCCGCCTCTCCttccagaacagaaaaagaaatcacagctCTTCTTAACAGGGAAACACCACGAGCTCGCAGCTATCGTGCACCAGAATCATTTTAGTGTAAAAGAGCAAGCATGCAGGATTTCCTCCTGAGTCACTCGTAGTTGGCTTGGAATTTGCGAGAACACTTTAATTGGCAAAAAAGAgagatgggggtggagggagggaggcgtTCACAGCTTCTTTGAAAAAGCTTAATGTCTTGATTCTTCAGAAATCATCTTGCTGTAGCAGGATTTAAGTGGTTTGATTGGTAAGGGTGAGTAGATAACTGCCACTCCAAAATGACTTGATTTCAGATACCATTATTAGAATTGTACAGTGGAATAGTAGGCAGATTAACGGCAAGGTTTTTGTTGTTCTGTccctaagtcatttctgactgcagtcccatgggctgcaacttgccaggcttccctgttctttatatcctggtgtttgctcaaagtcatgtccattgagtcggtgatgccagctaatcatctcattctctgtcaccctcttctcctcctgcgctcaatctttcccagcatcagagtctttcccagtcaGTCTGCTcctcgcatcagctggccaaagtattggagcttcagcttcagcatcagtccttccaatgaatattgagggttcatttccttaaggattgactggtttgatcgcttTGCtgggagactctcaagagtcttctgcagtgtaacaatttgaaagcagcaattcttcggtgctcagccattatggtctaactctcacattcatacatgactattggaaaaatcatagctttggctatagggacctttgtcagcaaagcgatgtctctatttttttaatacaggCAGCATGCATGTTCTTTACTTTGTATTAGAGCTGTTAAAAGAAAATTGGAACTAATTTACCATATTCTTATGATGAGCTGCCAGTAGTTGGAGCTCCAAGTTTGACTTGGGGAGTAAAACCTACAGTTATTATTAAAGAGAACAGTTGTGTACTCAGTAACGGAAAGGAAAAATCATTTAGATTTcagtaataaatatttgaaagcaagTTTGTGAAATgtaagaatataatttttctcaAGTATATGCTCTTGATCTCTAAAAGAACTTTACATGATATTTCCTACAACTATTTTCACCTTCTTATGTTTAAGTACTTATTTGTTAAATATGTGTAATAtgtaaacatttgcttttcttgcTAGTATAAACCtcaatatatttttcacttaGAATTTTAGATGGTAGAATTCACTCATAGTGGAAAAAACAGGAGTTCTGACTAAGAGGCAGCAAGGAGAGCCAGTCTTGTGTCAGGATACCTAGGTAGAGTCTTGGCTTCACCAGTAAATACTAAGTAACTATTGGGACAGTCCCATCCCACCTCCCAAGCACCAGTATCTCATCTCTAGTAAGAGTAATGTGTTTTTCTCATCAACCTCATTGGATATTATGTGAATCTCTCATGAAAGGcctttataaattttaaagtactATACAAATGTTTGTCTTTCTTAATTTGCATATGTGGGGAAAAGGAAATATCTGAAGCATAGTTATTCCAGgtagaaaaatcattaaaagattAATTCAGAGTTAACTTATAAATGTTAAGCACTgttaaaattaaagataatgtCACAGCTTTGTAGACTATCGGACTCATGATAGATAATGTTCTCTGGgtaaaaaaccaaataaaaaaattaagtaaactgGTATTTGAACTTTTCAGAGATCCTCGTCAGAAAAGTTCACGaccataaatgtatatgtatccaTGTAAGTAACTGCTTGAAATATAGACCATTCTAGATGTTTCTTGTAAGTGTTTAATGTAGCTATTTGCTTTTTTTGCAAACCATTTCCGATTGACAGCTGGTATTAAGGTAGGCAGACcagtacatttaaaatgaaagctaCAGTCTTTAATGACTTccctttgttttttttggttgcaGCTGGCTTTTAGGTAAATGGAATTGCTTACTATTAAGATGACACATATTTTCCATTCTGTGGTGGAAGAAGAAACACTGCAATAGGATGTAAATACTGCACAGCAAAACCGCAGCTAGAGAGTGACCTGATGAGCTGGACATACCTTTTCCTGTCAGCTCTACCGTGCCCTCTACTGGAGAGGCTGTCTGCTGAGCACATTGGTGGTGGAAGCTTGCAGGGTGGTTCTGGAACTTCTGTAgccaaaaaaatttaagttaCTGAGGAGGGCAAACAAAAAAGACTAGTTTCTAGTAACACGAAAGGGAgaataatgaaaagcaaaagtgtcCTCTGCCACATACACTCTTCTCTTCTGACTGTATGCCATTATTaataaaaactattattattatctaaaaatatttatacatgataACTTTCATACTTAAGCTTTAGAAATTTAGGAAGCAagatatatactttaaaagaCACCAGAGAATCATTCTGTGTATTCCTGTGCTTTACTTTTTTTGGTCAGTAAGATATCTCAGTTTCTAAATTTGTAAAAGTTGCAAACCTGTTGTATAtgtcatgaatttttaaattggtgagaagtttaaaaaaagggggaaaaattaggaaattaagCACTATTTGGCAAAGGGTATGATGAGTAATTGGAAACTTTTAGTATCATAATTGTTGAGGTATTTGAGGAAGTGTGACACCTGTCttgacatttctgtctttgtcctCCCCCACCTTTTGGGTATTATTTAACCTTAATTGGTGAAATATTCTTTAAACAGACTGAACATATGACCCCACAATGAATGAACTTATGACCCAACAGGATTCTGTACTCTACTCTTCATTCCTAAtatctgacatttaaaaaactcATAATTGCTCTCTTTCTTAGAATGTAATTTGCATACCCAGGAGCTGAAAAGAGAGAAAGTCAGTGTTTTTGTCTGGGATGAATCAAGAGTTTCAACCAAATACTTGACATGTATTATAGAGGAGTTAATGATTTTACTTAGTCCTTGCATTGATAATCCCAACAAGAGCATTTCCATAGCTCTGCCTTGAATTCACGCATAGTATGAGGTCTGTCATACTCCAAATGCAGGCACGGCCTACTTAAATTTAATAATTCTCCCTTACCCAATCCAAAGCATTGGATTCTCTTTGGAAATCAACAACAGGagcatcacatttttttcttcccaaataaaaAATCCTAAATGTATCAATGTATTGAAATATGTCTGGTAGGTTCCTGTAGTTAAAGGACACTGAGTGTGAAGTCTAGGTTTGGGGATTATTTCCAATATCTGCCTGTTGCTGCTCTGTTCCAGTGACCCAGGACTACACACAATCTCAGGGGAGAGTAGTCAATTAGAAGTAAGTCACATAGATGGCATTTTGTCCCTCAGGCTAGAAATTTCTTTGCTGACACTTGTTCTCCTGGGATTTTAATTTCTGTGCACAGAATTCTGTCAAATCATTAAAATGCCAAGTGTCTATTGATTACTGTTTTGAAATCCTGAGATAGTGGCATCATAATATACAAGATTTCAAAGTTCTATATGCTATTAGTCacagagaatctttttttttttaagtttgaagaaAGACTGCTTTTCATCTAATAAATGAGGAATCCATTTGCATTGGTATTTCCAGTTGACTAACTGTTCCTATGAAGAGAGTATTACTCCATTTCAgacactgatttttaaagatCTTTGATTCATGGACTACTTCACAAAACTCTAAAACTTTGTGAATTTTCTCTcccaaacatgtttttttttttttaacaaagaaaaaattccaaaatcTTAACCAAATTAATTGGTAAAATAATAGCACTTTCAAGGTATCCCCGTGGGCCTGATCCAACTGCCATGTTATGAATATTTGAGTCCTGAATGCTGAGCTAGCATCCTTAGCTTgcaaagacaaaataattttgtctttattttcataaattatcCTTAGGAGAGCGGGACAGTTGGAGGGTTTGTCCTTAATTGGGATACTCGCTTTTAGTTCCTAGTTCCTGGCATTATTTTAGCTGGGACCCCAGAGAAATTGCTTAGCCTTCTTGTGCCTAGGCTTCAAATCTTCAAGGTGGAAGTAATTATATAAGCTTTCCTTTGtgaggaactgaaaaaaaaaaaaattggggggaaTTCCCTGAGTGTCTGGTTGATAAAAATGCACAGGCCTGGTGTTCAGCAAAACTTTACCGCAGGACTGCTTTCTTCCATGtgagttttttgctttttgttgttgctttcctAGCGCCCATTATTTACTGCTGCTGCCCCTAAGGTGGCGGGTCTTccaaccgtgtgtgtgtgtgtgtgtgtgtgtgtgtgtgtgtgtgtgagtcgctcagtcatgtccaactctttgcaatgccatgaactgtagcctgccagacttctctgtccatggaattctccaggcaagaatactggagaggattgccattcccctcttcagacatcttcccaacccagggattgaaccctggtctccatcCAGGTAGAAAGGTTGAATCAGAAGGCCCTGAGTGTGTCTGCCAGTCCAAGGAACACCAGGACAAGCTCTGTCTTGCTTCTGCGGAGGATGCACCGTATTAAGGATGAGGGTGGCCAGTGGAGGGTTCTTCTGTCCGTGGTGCTGACCTGGGGAGGCTGCATCTGCTCTCCGCCAGGTGCTGGCCCCTGGCCTCTGGGCCGTCACTACCAGATACTGCCGCTTTCTGAGGGAGGGGGGTCTGTTCATCCACTGGGTGCCCTGGTAGCCCCTTTTACTCTTCCAGATGCCCCATAGGGAATATCAGGGACGTAAGGTtacttttagaaatgttttaagtttttcctgaaaaaaatggTTTGAAAATGTCTAGCTCTTCCACATGCTAACATTtctatatattgatattttgaaagaattctCCACTATCTTCACAGGGTGAAATCTCCCTGCATTAGATGTTTGgtgaaaattcatttctttttctcagtgcAGTATAGGAAGTATGTTAAGTTGTCTCTAGTGGTTCTGCCTGTTCCTTTCTAAGTACATTCCTTACCCCCCAtaccgcccccccccgccccccccaccacacacctgCCCTCCTTTTCTGATCATTGTGAGGCTTTCTTCTTTGGAGACTTAATAGACTTGCAGTGCttcagttattttcttctttcagttaatGCAGTGTGCATTTAGTTTCATAATCTTTAATAagagtttttaaatgaattttaaaataaacccaGCATAAGTGAACATAGTCCCCTGGCTTCCCCAAGCCTAGATCAGTTGTATTTAACCAAGCAGAGTGAGTCAGTTTCATCAAAACTGCTTTGAGTTCATCTTATTGGAAGTTTTATTTTCCCATGTGTGTCTGTACCTGGTTTCAAGGCTCCACATCCACGTTGCCTTCTTCATGAGCTGCAGACTGATCTCTCATCTTGAGTAATAATCTGCCTTTCATAATCATTTAGAACTTGTTCCAGATGCagtagagttttctcttttttaaaactttttttgctGATAAATAAATTGGCTCacttttcctctctgttctttaGCTTCTTGTGAAATCAGTTTATACTTACCCAAAGATGGGAGTTTTCGTCTGAAGCATCTTTCTAGTGCTGTCTGAagttgttctttgcttttctgGTGTACTTTAATGGCTGTTTGCTTGTAGTTACTTGAATTGGATGGGTTTCAGTGAATCTTTCAAAGACTTAATATTTCTTGTAATGTCCTCTTGTTCCAAACATTTAGATTTCTCTTTGCTAAGTCCTTTTGTAAAGGCCTATATTTTAATTCCAAGCAAGGAATTGAAGATTTCCAGCTCtttattctccaggcaggaatactgagtgggttgccattcccttctctagggtatcttcctgaccctgggattgaatctgggtctcccacattgcaggcagattctttaccatatgagccccCAAGGAAGTGGGTCTTTATTTATGGCTTCCAGTTTTACTGTTTAGTAGTTTCCTCTTGAGTCTGGCTTCTATTAAAGTTGATTAAGATCCTGTAAAAATTAGGTTGAACTTGCCACATTTTTTATGTCTTTCCTCCAGAAGGGCAGAAACTTCAATAGCTAGCTCTCTGTATTGTGTGAAGAAGGCTTTTAATTATTAGAAATCTGACTATGACTGTAAATAACACCATCTCCCACAGTAATCCATGGGCTCTGGCTCTGTTTTAATGTTCTTTAGGAGAGTGACCACTGGCTGGTACAGCATATGCAGAACCAGGGCCACACAGAGCAGCATGGTCATGAGCAGGCCCCCAAGGACCGCCTCAGCTGTTCTGAACCAATGCAGGTTGCCAGGACGCAGATGGCTTCATGGACCAAACAACACTAGTGAGCATCTTCATGAACCAGCCCATGCCTGGTAAGTAGGGTAGACCTCAGTGCAGGTGGCAGAGGGGcacaaatataataaattataggCTAATGCTCCTTTTCCTCTTGATTGGTTTTTCATTCTGTGTTCCCGGAGGTCTTATTTTACTCATACATGTCACAGAAACCTTCCTGTTCTCAGAGCCTCTCTGTGTCTGGATAGCCTGGAATGTATGTGGGAGAGGATGGGGGACAGATTATGGAGGATACTGCAAAGGCTTAAGCTTTACCAATTTcacctttgaaaaataagaaataaatcattGGAATTTAAAAAAGTGTTCAGCCCTCAAAAATGTGCAATCCAGGTATGAGCAAAGAAAACGTTGTTTTTCCAAGCTCTTCTTGCATGTGGCAAAATGTGTGTGATACAGAAGCCCTTCAGGGTGCTTCTGTTCAGAATCGTCTCTGGAGCTGTTGGATGTTGCTGCAGCTTTTCCTCACAGGGGCTGGCCCGTAGGCAGTGGGGCACCCAGTTTGTCTGGCTCACTTAACAGCTTAGTCTTCTTGACAATGAGTCTGCAAGATGGTGGGGAGTTAGCTGGCTCTGGCTGGGGATCTCAGCTGACTGGGCTGGAGATGCATCAGTCTGGGCTCGGTGAAGCTGGGTGGCTCTGCAGGT
This genomic interval carries:
- the RGS2 gene encoding regulator of G-protein signaling 2, with the protein product MQSALFLAVQHECGPMDKGAGTGPKNEEKREKMKRTLLKDWKSRLSYFLQNSSSPGKPKTGKKSKQQTFIKPSPEEAQLWSEAFDELLASKYGLAAFRAFLKSEFCEENIEFWLACEDFKKTKSPQKLSSKAKKIYTDFIEKEAPKEINIDFQTKTLIAQNIQEATSGCFTTAQKRVYSLMENNSYPRFLESEFYQDLCKKPQITTEPHAT